The Bradyrhizobium guangxiense genomic sequence TGAGCGCACCCTGAGCTCGTCGGATGCCCTCAAGGACTACGGGACGGTCTATCGTGTCGAGCAGCCAGGCCAGTACCAGGCGCGCCAGCAGGCTATGCCCGCCCCGCGGGCCGGGACTGTCTTCAACGGCTTCAGATATCTCGGCGGAGACCCGAAAGACCAACGGTCGTGGGGGCGCATCTGATGGCTAATCCCTGGGAGATGAACTGGGCGCCGGCATCCCCGGAAGCCTCCTCCTCGTCGGCGGAAACGCCACCTTGGGAGATGGACTGGTCAGCGTCTCAGGAGCCGCAGACGCCCAAGACCAGCACCAGCGAAGCCGTCCTGCAAGGCGCGCTGACGGGCGCCGGTGCAGGCTGGCGAGACGAGGTTTATGGCGCCTCGAAAGCATCGGGGCTGCCGGAATGGATGGGAGGATTCCGCGCACCGTTTGGTGCCGCTAGGCTTGCCGCGGAACATTTCAGCGGAGAGCCCGGCGAAGCCACGAAAACCTACGACGAAGCCGTGGCCAGAATCCGCGAGCGTCAAAAGAACGCCGCGGAAGATCATCCGATTGCGTACAACGCCTCGCAGATCGGCGGCTCGTTCCTGCCGGCAAGCAAGATCGTGAAAGGCGTCGGGACGGGCGCCACCCTTGCTGGGGCGGTCGTTCGTTCCGCCGCAGCCGGCGGCATCATCGGCGGGATAACAGGCGCCGGCGACGCCAACGGCGATCTCACCGACCGGGCGATTGGCGCGGCCGAGGGCGCGCCCGTCGGTGTTGTACTTGGCGGTGCCGCTCCCGTCGTCGGGCATGCTGTCGGCAAAGGCATCAGCGCTGTGATGAACCGCGAGGGCACGGCCGGCACCGCGGCCGGAAAGGTGCTGAACGCACTGGAGCGTGACGGCGTGACACCAGCAAATCTGCAAAGTCGGCTTGATGCGATCGGCCCCCAGGCAATGATTGCAGACGTCGGTCCAAACGCGACGCAGCAGGCTGCCGTGATCGCAGCATCTCCCGGTGCTGGTCAGCAAACTATCCGCGCGGCAATTGAAGCACGCAATGCTGGTGCGTCGGGACGTGTGACAAATGCCGTCAACGGGGCCATGGGCGGGCCGGTCAATTACGGGCAGATCGAGAGCTCCATCATTCAGCGGCGTAGCAACGCAGCTCGGCCTCTCTACGACCAAGCCTATCAGACACCCCTGCCCCCGATCCCAGAGGTTCAGGAGGTTCTGAATACACCCACCGGCCGAGCTGCGGCTGCACGGGCCGCGCGCCTGTCCAGGGACGAAGGAATCCCGTTTGATCCCAACTCCGTGCGCGGCGTCGATCTTATCAAGCGCACGCTGGATGACGTCGTTTCAATGGGCCAGCGGACCGGCCGCAACAACGAGGCTCGCATCATTGCGAACCTGCGGGATAGACTCGTCGATGCGGTGGACAACCACGTCCCCGAATACGCGATGGCTCGCGATGCCTACGCTGGCGAAAGCGCGATCCGCGACGCCTTGCAAGCCGGCCGCAACCTCTTCGGTGACAACATCTCGCCCCAGCAAATTGGGGATCAGCTCGTCGGGATGACGGCCGGCGAGCGAGACGCGTTCTTGCAAGGAGCGCGTGCGCAGATCCAAACCATCATGGGTACCGCGCGAAATGACGCATCGCGGGTGCGCCAATTGCTTCAGAAGGGGTTCAATCAGGAAAAGCTCGAGATGGTGCTGGGACCACAGGCCGCCAACGATCTCATGCGACAAGTTGGCTTTGAGACGACCGCGGCGAATACCTCGCATCGCGTGATCGGCAACAGCGAGACCGCGGCCCGCGTGGCCGGTCGCGAGGATCTAACGCCCGGCAGCAACGGCTTGGGTATCAGGGATAGCTTCGCTGCCGGCGGCATGATGGGCGCAGCCCGCGGTGTGGGCCTAAAGCTCCTAGATCGCGCCATTGAAGCCGTACAAACCGGCCGTCAGAAGGCCATCGAAGGTGCAATGGCAGACATCCTCACCCTGCAAGGTCCGGATAGGCAGCGGGCCATTGATGCCGTTATCCGCGCGGCCCAGCAGCGCGATCGCTCCGGTACGCTTGCCCGGCAGGTTCGTAACCTAGCATCGGGCGCGGCTCTGTCTGGAAGCGCTCCGTATGATCGTCCTGTGGGTGCGGCCGCTCTTGACCTGATTGGGGCGCAGTGAGCCGATGAACTCCATAGTACCACTCGGCATAGAACAGACCGGCGATGAACCCTGCTGGAAGGCAAATCATCACCAAGTATGGATCCCAGTGCAGATAGAGGCCGCCTGCGAGGCAGGCCGCCAAGAATAGCAGGCCGGCAAGGCGCAAAATCGTGCCGCCCTTCCTTGAGGCAAAAAGCCAGATCACGATCGCCCAGAATACGACCGTGAAGGCAATTCCAACTGCAAGCGTCGCATTTTCGGTCAATTTTCACAGCCGAGCAGGATCAGATGTCGCACACCCTAGCCGAAGCCCGGACTCCGGAACAGAGCGAAGAAGTGCCGCCGCCGTTCATGAGAGCGCTGGAGAGCGGCTGGACCGACTTCTGGACCCCTCCGAAGCCAGAAGGCAGCTACGCGGCGAATGTCGCATTGGGTGAATCGTACGCCGAGATGGCCGTAATGCACGCCCGGGCTCGAAACGACCCCCTGGTGCTGGAGCTGATTGTCAGCACGATCACGTCCAAGGCCGCCAGCGGAAAGCTCGCTATTGGGCCGATTGAGCTCGGTTTCTTTCACAAACTATCGTCGCTCGCTTACGTGGGGTCGTTGAATTGACGGGCAAGAGTTCCAGCCAGCAGGGCCGTTCGACTAGGTTTAAACCCGGCCAAAGCGGAAACCCGGCAGGCAAGCCGCGCGGCACCCGCAACACGACTACCATCGCGCTAGAGGCGCTGCTCGATGGTCAGGCGAAGGCATTGACGCAAAAGGCCATCGATCTTGCACTGGCGGGCGACATTCCCGCCCTCCGCATCTGCCTCGATCGCATCATGCCGCCTCGGAAGGATCGGCCCGTGACCTTCGCGCTGCCGCCTATCAACACGGCGCACGATGCGGCGAAGGTGTCTTCAGCGGTGCTGTCAGCAGTGGCCGCGGGCGAACTCACCCCTTCGGAGGCCGGAGAGATCAGTAAACTCATCGACACTTGGGTGAAGGCCTATGAGACCGCTGAACTGACGGAGCGGCTCGAGCGGCTGGAAAGGATGACCAGTCAATGATTGGACGAAATCTCAAAACACGGGTCACCAAACTTGAAGATCGCCGAAAAGCTACGAACCGCCTGCCCTACGTCTATCACGTGAGTGAACCTGCAACGGCGGACGAATTGGCAGCTATCGAGGCAGCCAAATCAGCCGGACATTGCTTCATGGTTGGCCCGTGGCCCTGCGCGACGGTCGAAGAGTGGATCGCGATCTACGGCCGGCCGGAGATCCTGCAATGAAAGCCCGCAATCTCGAATCCCGGATCATTAAGCTAGAAGGCCGCGCGAGGCACGCGGGCGAGATGCTGCTGATTTGGAGCAGATCAAATGAAAGAGCCGAGGCGGTTCTCGAAAAACATCGCCACCTCTTCGATCCGTTCGATCGTGTGGGTATCGCGCCCTGGCCCGCGGTCGACGAGCCGCCAGCACCTGCTTGGTATGGCAATTTCCCCATAGGAATCTCAGAACGAGAGTGGACCGCGCTCGGCAAGCTACTTCAAGAGGCCGCCGGACAAGCGACCGATCAACTTGAATACAAGCGATTGTCAGAATGGAGCGACGCCGACCTTTGGTATGAGTTGTTGAGAGTAGATCGGAGAGCCGGCCATGAGATCCGCCATTAGGCGCCGCCTCATTGCGATCGAGCGCCAGCGAAAAGACAACCGCCGGCGAGTCCATATCCTCAAGGTCGCGAGCCAGGATGACGGATCACGCCAGATCGCTGTCATGCTGGCCTCGGGCGCCGCCGAGGCCGATGATGGATTTTTGTGCCTCTCAGGTCAGCAGTTGACAATAGCGACCGACGTCCGAGTCTAATGTCCAGCCCCACACGACAGTGCTACTGGCTAGAGAACGGCACCGTCCGGCGGCGGAATATTGGGCCACCGCTCCGCGATGGACTGGCAGGCAGCCTTCATGTTCGCGAACATGCTCACCGCGGCGCCCAACGCAGGGTAAGTCTCGCCGGTGTGGCAATCGATCGTGACGCAGAGCGCCTTTTCAGGCTCAGCCCCATCTTCGTCCGCGTGCTCACCAAGCATGCCGAGAATGGCCGCCGATTGCCATCCCGCGGTCGCCTCGCTGAGCCCTTTCCCCTTTGCGTACCGGAGCATCACTGCACCGCGCTTCAGCTTGTTGGTCTTGGTTTTGCGGCGCAGCAACAGGTCCGGCGAGAATCTGATATTGACGCCATTCACGGGGATCACCGGGAAACTTTTGCCCGGCAAAATCTCCGCCTCCGGCAATTCGACCTTCGCCAAAACAGAACTGAACTGCTTCACGTAGTCGGCGTTTGTCTCATTCGTCAACGCGTCAAAGTCGTCCGTGGCGATCTTGTTTCGGATCGATTCAGCTTTGTCCTTAAGGACTTGCGGGTCTGTCTCATGCTTGCGCAGAGCGCTTGCAACGGTGATCCGAGCCTCCCGGTGCTGGAGCAACCTGGCGATGGGCCGAAACTTGCAACCCTCAATGATCGAACGGCGCTTCCTCTCGGAAGCAGCCATGTAGTCGGCAAGATTCCGGACGTCAATTTCCGGTGCCTTGACCTCAACGTGAGTCTTTTTGGTCACGATCCCCTCCGTGGAGAATAAGCATGTCGGATTTCTATTTCAGCGCAGACATCGGAAACGACACCACCCTCTGCATCGCCCCGATAACTGATCGGCGGCTTGAGCTTTCCGGAGAGACCATCGACGACAAGAGCGGCTACTTTCTCTTCGAGACGAAAGGCGGTGCAGAACCCAGCGAGGTTCAGATTCTTGCCCGCGTCACCTCGGAAGAAGCGGCTCTGCGGCTCAAGCGAATGCTTTCGCTCGAATGATCCATTTCGCAATCATTTGACTTGGTGGCTGGCCGCAACTTGGCAAGGAAGTTGCGGCCAAAATTTTTACACCTAAAGCACGTTAAGAACGCGATTTTTCTATTGCATTCCAGCGAATCGATCAGCGCTCGCGCCGGCTATTTCGGTCCGCGCGGCCCGTTCGAGGAGTAGTCTTCATCTTCTGCCGGCCTGGGCTGGGGGTCGCCGTAGCGCGACATGCCCAACGCGAGGATGGCTTCGGGGCCATACTGAACGAGGCGCGGGAAGCGCTTCACGGTAGCCAGCGCGGACGCCGCGACCGCCAGCCACTTGCGGGCAAGCTCATCCATCTTCGCATCCCAGCGGCCCTGACGTGCAGCCAGGTCGTCTTCGTAGATGCGCGCCTGATCCTGATGCGCCTTGTAAGCGTCAGCGGCGGCCTTCTGAGCCGTAACCGCCTCGTCATACTCCTTCTGCGCCTCAGCCATGCGCTGCTTGTGAACCTTAGCGCCGACCGTTGGCGCCCCCGGCACCCCCAGCATTCTGCTGATCTGGCTGCTTGCCTCCAACACAGCAACGTTGCACTTGCCGAGCTGGGACCTGAGCTCATCGCCTTCAGCGCGGATGCCTTCGAGCATCATGCTGACAGCGGGGCGCTGATTGGCATATTTCGTAACGCGTCCGTCGAGCCAGCGGCGTGCCGCCAGCTCGACGTTGCGGAAAAACTTGGCGAATACCGCCGCGGTACCAAAACAGAGCGCTTGGGCATCGGCCAGGAGCCGATCCAACGCGCCGGTTTCGGCATCTACGATGCCGAGAGCTTCGACAAAAAGCTGTTCAGCTCGGCCATCTCCGGGGCGTCCGGGTTCGCGGGATCCACCGGGTTGAGCTGCAGCATCAGGGACAAGCGCAGTCCCTTCTGCATCAACAGCACCCCGCGGTTGATCGAGTCCAACGTGCTCTGCAGCTTCTGCACCGCGTTCATCGACCGCGCGCGCATTTCCTCGTCCGTCATAGTTCTTCTCCACAATATTGATGATGGAATGACGCGGTACGCCCGGGAGGCAGCGCGTCAACAGATTGACGAAGTCACTGTCATCGGGACCGTTGAAAACCGCCCACGCGGGCGACTTTCCACGATTAGTGACGCGCAGCTCGAGGCCGATATCGGCGAGCTTCGCGGTAAAGGTCGGATGATCATCGGAGGCGTAAAAGGCCTGCTTTACGGCTTTGCTGATCGCGCGCAAATCGATCCCAGCAGCACGTGCCGGCTGTTCGATCTCCAAGGGAGCAGTGCGACCTTCGGGCTGTGCGTACGGAGCGTGCGCCGCCTCGATCTTGTCGGCAACGTCGTGCTTACCCTCGCTGCGGAGTTGAGCGATGACCGCAGGCGTGAAACGCCCCTTAAGAATATGCGGACCATCCCAGCCGCGTGCCTCGGCTTCCCGCGAAACGCGCTCGCACTTGGCGTGGCTCATCCGCCATCCGGGGCTCACCTTACCCGTAATGGGATCTACGTATGACACGCAAATATGCCAGTGACGCAGGCTCCCCCCGTTTTTCCGGTCTTCGGGACGCTTAACGTGTTCAAAAACGACGCAGCGGAGCTGTGCGAAGCCGAACACCATCGCTATCAGGGGTAGCAGGAAGGTGAAGAAATCAGCGCGGGACATGTCCCAGTTCGGCGCCACGATGAACTGCATCATCGAATACTTTTTGCCGCCTCCGCGCGCCTGATTGACCATATCGATCAGATCACGCGGGCTGCCCTGGATGCATTCTGCGATCTCGTTGTCGTCGGCATTCAG encodes the following:
- a CDS encoding DUF5681 domain-containing protein is translated as MTGKSSSQQGRSTRFKPGQSGNPAGKPRGTRNTTTIALEALLDGQAKALTQKAIDLALAGDIPALRICLDRIMPPRKDRPVTFALPPINTAHDAAKVSSAVLSAVAAGELTPSEAGEISKLIDTWVKAYETAELTERLERLERMTSQ